A section of the Phycodurus eques isolate BA_2022a chromosome 4, UOR_Pequ_1.1, whole genome shotgun sequence genome encodes:
- the LOC133402129 gene encoding beta-2 adrenergic receptor, whose amino-acid sequence MIDTGPSSTLDGAAEAPCTVCCCTLGNKILTVVFMVLLILAILFGNLLTLAVVLGTKHFRTPQGYLKASLAAADLAVGAFVVPLSVYAELYLMAGDSAPEWTAYNSQSVSFHPCTVIGPIFAGCTLVSITTIFLMTIERSIAVLKPLHKDSVITRKRTTILIVLSWLGSFFLAVSPLVFSREIVLEYNTCSRMCNYALGTIGEFPSQAWNILLLFPAFDFTLLSGTVAINIISLSSIRQHSKRRKHLAEAECQKASKPTFSDIKAAKTIGTLTVAFTASFTPIAVFVVGNVLGNEWCNFSFFAFWILATNSCCNVIIYSVRDQKFRLCVHKLLLRDANKSCRQT is encoded by the coding sequence ATGATCGACACCGGCCCGTCGAGCACGCTGGACGGCGCGGCGGAGGCGCCGTGCACCGTGTGCTGCTGCACACTGGGCAACAAGATCCTCACGGTGGTCTTCATGGTGCTGCTGATCTTGGCCATCCTCTTCGGCAACCTGCTGACCCTGGCGGTCGTCTTGGGCACTAAGCACTTCCGCACACCGCAGGGCTACCTAAAAGCCTCGCTGGCTGCGGCCGACCTGGCGGTGGGTGCCTTCGTTGTGCCGCTGTCTGTCTACGCTGAGCTCTACCTCATGGCCGGCGATTCTGCGCCCGAGTGGACGGCATACAACTCTCAGTCGGTGAGCTTCCACCCTTGCACCGTTATCGGACCCATCTTCGCCGGTTGCACACTGGTGTCCATCACCACCATCTTCCTGATGACGATCGAGCGTAGCATTGCTGTGCTGAAGCCGCTGCACAAAGACTCGGTGATCACGCGCAAGCGGACCACAATCCTCATCGTGCTCTCCTGGCTGGGGAGCTTCTTCCTGGCCGTGTCGCCCCTGGTGTTCAGCCGCGAGATTGTCCTGGAGTACAACACCTGCAGCCGCATGTGCAACTACGCCCTAGGGACCATCGGCGAGTTCCCCTCGCAGGCCTGGAACATCCTGCTCCTCTTCCCCGCCTTTGACTTCACCCTgctgagcggcacggtggccatcAACATCATCTCGCTGTCCAGCATCAGGCAACACTCCAAGCGCAGGAAACACCTGGCAGAGGCCGAATGCCAAAAAGCCAGCAAGCCCACTTTCTCTGACATCAAGGCAGCCAAGACCATCGGGACACTGACGGTGGCCTTCACTGCCTCCTTTACACCCATCGCAGTCTTTGTGGTGGGCAATGTTCTTGGCAACGAGTGGTGCAATTTCTCCTTCTTCGCCTTCTGGATTTTGGCCACCAACAGCTGCTGCAATGTGATTATTTACAGCGTGCGTGACCAGAAGTTCAGGCTGTGTGTGCACAAGTTGCTGCTGAGAGACGCCAATAAGAGCTGCAGACAGActtga